One Granulicella sp. 5B5 DNA window includes the following coding sequences:
- a CDS encoding sodium/solute symporter (Members of the Solute:Sodium Symporter (SSS), TC 2.A.21 as described in tcdb.org, catalyze solute:Na+ symport. Known solutes for members of the family include sugars, amino acids, nucleosides, inositols, vitamins, urea or anions, depending on the system.), with product MHLHPLDLAIVAFYLLGITAFGLRFAKRGKQSADKSLKSYFLASNTIPWWAIALSIVSAETSTLTIISIPGVAFAGDFGFLQIVIGYMLGRIVVAALFLPRYFAGEMLTAYQLIDRRFGRGLHKVTAGLFLLTRAAAEGVRVFAVSIVVSIAIGTGSIASIGIISALTLLYTFEGGMAAVIWTDVVQMAIYMAGTLVAVWSLGAHVPGGWTTIHTVASAAGKFHMFNFALNLTTTYTFWAGILGGTFLTMASHGTDQLMVQRMLAARNLRESRLALLSSGVVIFIQFALFLLIGVGLWVFYGAGRSILYPLTSIPSPDQLFPTFIVRELPIGIAGLLVAAILAAAMSNLSAALNSLSSTTVVDFYMALRPHADNRERALISRSSTVLWAIVLFAIAIYSLAVGGKGHVVEIGLSIASVAYGCLLGVFLLGTLTKFATETGTAIGMLCGFVLNLWLWQGAFPIRLGPFTIPHIAWTWYVLIGALATFLIGALMSLIFRKQSRRPATVIAALFFCLSFPKGICVSRAQAQTPAPDFSQITQLITTAIADHQLPGAVVLVGHNNHVVFEQAYGDRKLANEPGLNGEPNPAEPMTEDTIFDMASLSKDLATATSIMQLYEAGRITSFDDPVEKYLSAFNPQHDATRSKVTLRMLLTHTSGEAPDVSLKDPWGLAAPDRSEGFRRALTTALIDPPGAKFVYSDVNFILLGDIVETLSGEREDIYARQHIFLPLGMTDTEYHPFDRVCGPHKDIGAAVMGAPSIPNTRILVKCPANTWSISILPRTAPTTHDDEGNAQTNPHFDLLTRGTVHDPTTRRMGGVAGHAGVFSTAHDVSLFASALLEKLLHNTGPFPLKQSTLQLMTQPEQPNSSTPGAPSSPAASSPAKVDPGEAELRAANAAEAATIAAGDKPAAPGLAPHYPAIPGQNLRGYGWDIDTAFSKPRGVIFPIGSFGHTGYTGTTLWMDPYSDTYVVLLSNAVHPRDRHHPISNLRGEVATAAAQALGLSTEVGGPSFAPSAKGVVSSEARPPSSSTATALTGIDVLEATHFAALTHYHHIGLLTNQTGIDAQGRRTIDVLYSLLPTPHSLSLLFTPEHGLSAQQDTTKQRAEKDQATHLPVISLYGAHDADRRPTHAQLADLDAVVIDLQDAGVHFWTYEAAMGYFLEAAATEQTQYHHALTIVILDRPNPVGGLAVQGPVSDPGRESYVNYMPLPVRHGMTFGELARYIVATKHLATTLVVVPMQHWQRSEFYADTGLPWVNPSPNLRSPEAALRYPALGLIEYNNISVGRGTDHPFSFFGAGIPSTKPSTSTATGGLTDVRSSTTTAWFHAQEVANYLTARHIPGVTFAPTAETIAEDANHYPFHGQTIEAVRVTLTDPHQTDTPELGIEILSALHHLYPTQFHLDRAMPLVASKATMDALEHNEDPRSIAASWQPALDAFRHAAQPFLLY from the coding sequence ATGCACCTTCATCCACTCGACCTGGCCATCGTCGCCTTCTACCTCCTCGGCATCACCGCCTTCGGCCTGCGCTTCGCCAAGCGCGGCAAGCAGTCCGCCGACAAGTCCCTCAAGTCCTACTTCCTCGCCTCCAACACCATCCCCTGGTGGGCCATCGCCCTCTCCATCGTCTCCGCCGAGACCTCCACCCTCACCATCATCTCCATCCCCGGCGTCGCCTTCGCCGGAGACTTCGGCTTCCTCCAGATCGTCATCGGTTACATGCTCGGCCGCATCGTCGTCGCCGCGCTCTTCCTCCCGCGCTACTTCGCGGGCGAGATGCTCACCGCCTACCAGCTCATCGACCGCCGCTTCGGCCGAGGCCTCCACAAAGTCACCGCAGGCCTCTTCCTCCTCACCCGCGCCGCCGCCGAAGGCGTCCGCGTCTTCGCCGTCTCCATCGTCGTCTCCATCGCCATCGGCACCGGCAGTATCGCGAGCATCGGCATCATCTCCGCCCTCACGCTCCTCTACACCTTCGAAGGCGGAATGGCCGCTGTCATCTGGACCGACGTCGTCCAGATGGCCATCTACATGGCCGGAACCCTAGTCGCCGTCTGGTCGCTCGGCGCACACGTCCCCGGCGGCTGGACAACCATCCACACCGTTGCCTCCGCCGCGGGCAAGTTCCACATGTTCAACTTCGCCCTGAACCTGACGACCACCTACACCTTCTGGGCAGGCATCCTCGGCGGCACCTTCCTCACCATGGCAAGCCACGGCACCGACCAGCTCATGGTCCAGCGCATGCTCGCCGCCCGCAACCTCCGCGAGTCCCGCCTCGCTCTCCTCAGTTCTGGCGTCGTCATCTTCATACAGTTCGCACTGTTCTTACTCATCGGCGTCGGCCTGTGGGTCTTCTACGGAGCAGGTCGCTCTATCCTCTATCCTCTGACCTCTATCCCCTCTCCTGACCAGCTCTTCCCCACCTTCATCGTCCGCGAGCTCCCCATCGGCATCGCTGGCCTGCTCGTCGCGGCCATCCTCGCCGCGGCCATGTCTAACCTCTCCGCAGCGCTCAACTCGCTCTCCTCCACCACTGTCGTCGACTTCTACATGGCCCTCCGCCCCCATGCCGACAACCGCGAGCGCGCCCTGATCTCCCGCAGCTCCACGGTACTCTGGGCAATCGTCCTCTTTGCCATCGCCATCTACTCACTCGCCGTTGGCGGTAAGGGCCACGTCGTCGAGATCGGCCTCAGCATCGCCAGCGTAGCCTACGGCTGCCTCCTCGGAGTCTTCCTCCTCGGCACCCTTACAAAATTCGCCACCGAAACCGGCACCGCCATCGGCATGCTCTGCGGCTTCGTACTCAACCTCTGGCTCTGGCAAGGAGCCTTCCCCATCCGCCTCGGCCCGTTCACCATCCCCCACATCGCCTGGACCTGGTACGTCCTCATCGGTGCCCTCGCCACCTTCCTCATCGGAGCCCTCATGAGCCTCATCTTCCGCAAGCAATCCCGCCGCCCCGCCACAGTCATCGCTGCTCTCTTCTTTTGTTTGTCATTCCCGAAGGGAATCTGCGTTTCGCGCGCCCAGGCACAAACGCCAGCCCCCGACTTCTCCCAGATCACGCAACTCATCACCACCGCCATCGCCGACCACCAGCTTCCCGGAGCCGTCGTCCTCGTCGGCCACAACAACCACGTCGTCTTCGAGCAAGCCTACGGCGACCGCAAGCTCGCCAACGAACCCGGCCTCAACGGCGAGCCCAATCCTGCCGAGCCCATGACCGAAGACACCATCTTCGACATGGCCTCGCTCTCCAAGGACCTCGCCACCGCGACCTCCATCATGCAGCTTTACGAGGCCGGCAGGATCACCTCCTTCGACGACCCCGTCGAAAAATACCTCTCCGCCTTCAACCCGCAGCACGACGCCACGCGCAGCAAGGTCACCCTGCGTATGCTCCTCACCCACACCTCCGGCGAAGCCCCCGACGTCAGCCTCAAAGACCCCTGGGGCCTAGCCGCACCCGACCGCTCCGAAGGCTTCCGCCGCGCCCTCACCACCGCGCTCATCGACCCGCCCGGCGCCAAGTTCGTCTACTCCGACGTCAACTTTATTCTCCTCGGCGACATCGTCGAGACCCTCTCCGGCGAGCGCGAAGACATCTACGCCCGCCAGCACATCTTCCTCCCCCTCGGCATGACCGATACCGAGTACCACCCCTTCGACCGCGTCTGCGGCCCCCACAAGGACATCGGCGCAGCCGTCATGGGTGCGCCCTCCATCCCCAACACGCGCATCCTCGTCAAATGCCCCGCTAATACCTGGTCGATCTCCATCCTCCCGCGCACCGCCCCCACCACCCACGACGACGAAGGCAACGCACAAACCAACCCGCACTTCGACCTCCTCACCCGCGGCACCGTCCACGACCCCACCACCCGCCGCATGGGCGGCGTAGCCGGCCACGCCGGCGTCTTCTCCACTGCCCACGATGTCTCGCTCTTCGCCAGCGCCCTCCTCGAAAAGCTCCTCCACAACACCGGCCCCTTCCCCCTCAAGCAATCCACCCTCCAACTGATGACCCAACCCGAGCAGCCCAACTCCAGCACTCCGGGTGCCCCATCTTCGCCGGCAGCTTCATCGCCGGCTAAGGTGGACCCCGGCGAAGCCGAGTTACGCGCCGCCAACGCCGCCGAAGCCGCCACCATCGCCGCAGGCGACAAGCCCGCCGCCCCCGGCCTCGCCCCGCACTACCCCGCCATCCCCGGCCAGAACCTCCGCGGCTACGGCTGGGACATCGATACCGCCTTCTCCAAACCCCGCGGCGTCATCTTCCCTATCGGCTCCTTCGGCCACACCGGCTACACCGGCACCACCCTCTGGATGGACCCTTACTCCGACACCTACGTCGTCCTCCTCAGCAACGCCGTCCACCCCCGCGACCGCCACCACCCCATCTCCAACCTACGCGGCGAAGTCGCCACCGCCGCTGCCCAGGCTCTCGGCCTCAGTACAGAGGTGGGTGGCCCATCCTTCGCGCCTTCTGCGAAGGGTGTGGTATCGAGCGAAGCTCGACCACCTTCGTCTAGCACTGCCACTGCCCTCACCGGCATCGACGTCCTCGAAGCCACCCATTTCGCCGCGCTCACCCATTACCACCACATCGGCCTACTCACCAACCAAACCGGCATCGACGCCCAAGGCCGTCGCACCATCGACGTCCTCTACTCCCTACTCCCTACTCCCCACTCCCTGTCCTTACTCTTCACCCCCGAGCACGGCCTCTCCGCCCAACAAGACACCACCAAACAGCGAGCCGAAAAGGACCAGGCCACCCACCTCCCCGTCATCTCCCTCTACGGCGCACACGACGCCGACCGCCGACCCACCCACGCCCAGCTCGCCGACCTCGACGCCGTCGTCATCGACCTCCAGGACGCCGGCGTCCACTTCTGGACCTACGAAGCCGCCATGGGTTACTTCCTCGAGGCCGCCGCCACCGAGCAGACGCAGTACCACCACGCCCTCACCATCGTGATCCTCGACCGCCCCAACCCCGTCGGCGGCCTCGCCGTCCAGGGCCCCGTCTCCGACCCCGGTCGCGAGTCCTACGTCAACTACATGCCGCTCCCCGTCCGCCACGGCATGACCTTCGGCGAGCTCGCCCGCTACATCGTCGCCACCAAACACCTCGCCACCACCCTCGTCGTCGTCCCCATGCAGCACTGGCAGCGCAGCGAGTTCTACGCTGACACCGGCCTCCCCTGGGTCAACCCCAGCCCTAACCTCCGCTCCCCCGAAGCCGCGCTGCGCTACCCAGCCCTCGGCCTCATCGAATACAACAACATCTCCGTAGGCCGCGGCACCGATCACCCCTTCAGCTTCTTTGGCGCCGGCATCCCCTCCACCAAGCCCTCCACCTCCACCGCCACCGGCGGCCTCACCGACGTCCGCTCGTCCACAACGACCGCCTGGTTCCACGCGCAAGAAGTCGCCAACTACCTCACCGCCCGCCACATCCCCGGCGTCACCTTCGCCCCCACCGCTGAAACCATCGCCGAAGACGCCAACCACTACCCCTTCCACGGCCAGACCATCGAAGCCGTCCGCGTCACCCTGACAGACCCCCACCAAACAGACACTCCAGAGCTAGGCATCGAAATCCTCTCCGCCCTCCATCACCTCTACCCCACCCAGTTCCATCTCGATCGCGCCATGCCCCTCGTCGCCAGCAAGGCCACCATGGACGCCCTCGAACACAACGAAGACCCGCGCTCCATCGCCGCCTCCTGGCAGCCCGCGCTCGACGCCTTCCGCCACGCCGCACAGCCCTTCCTTCTCTATTAG
- a CDS encoding acetylxylan esterase, with product MRLHTSRIVLLALFMPALSIFAQSPKPPVTFTADQDHQNMMDQLGITAMRPGPSGNENAPNHANYDESKANPYPTLPDALPLNDGSKVTTASEWWNQRRPQIVAAYEHDVYGSIPAHTPSVHWTVVATDHETLGGTPVLARQLIGHVDNSAYPQISVNIRMTLVTPASVTHPVPVLIMFGRSAFPAPVDLSPEDLDRVNAAEKARLIQQDPALKQVFSTHQAWEPFKAAPFAFPQFNADGDPPSQWELVAAGWGFATLDPASVQADNGEGLTRGIIGLVNKGQPRTPEQWGALRAWGWGASRALDYLQTVPEVDGKHIGIEGVSRYGKAALVTMAFDQRFAMVLVGSSGKGGATLLRRNYGEAVESLTTGEYYWMAGNFLKYGASASKSGPGNPGQLPVDSNELIALCAPRLTFISYGIPEKGDAHWLDHQGSYMATVAAQPVFELLGAKGLGVSADYKTAQMPPVNHGLLDGQLAWRQDDGGHTDAPNVKYFIQWVDKFIHYPPQP from the coding sequence ATGCGTCTTCACACCTCACGTATCGTTCTTCTCGCGCTCTTCATGCCAGCGCTCTCCATCTTCGCGCAATCGCCGAAACCACCCGTCACCTTCACCGCCGACCAGGACCACCAGAACATGATGGACCAGCTCGGCATCACCGCCATGCGCCCCGGCCCCAGCGGTAACGAAAACGCTCCCAACCACGCCAACTACGACGAGTCCAAAGCCAACCCCTACCCCACCCTCCCCGACGCGCTCCCCCTCAACGACGGCAGCAAAGTCACCACCGCATCCGAGTGGTGGAACCAGCGTCGCCCCCAGATCGTCGCCGCCTACGAGCACGATGTCTACGGCAGCATCCCCGCGCACACGCCCTCCGTGCACTGGACCGTCGTCGCCACCGACCACGAAACCCTCGGCGGCACACCCGTCCTGGCGCGCCAGCTCATCGGCCACGTTGACAACTCTGCTTATCCGCAAATCTCCGTCAACATCCGCATGACGCTCGTGACTCCCGCCAGCGTCACGCACCCCGTGCCCGTGCTCATCATGTTCGGCCGCAGCGCCTTCCCCGCACCTGTCGATCTCTCCCCCGAAGACCTCGACCGCGTCAACGCCGCCGAAAAGGCCCGCCTCATCCAGCAGGACCCCGCGCTCAAACAAGTCTTCTCCACTCATCAGGCATGGGAGCCCTTCAAGGCCGCCCCCTTCGCCTTCCCGCAGTTCAATGCTGACGGCGACCCGCCCAGCCAGTGGGAGCTCGTCGCCGCCGGCTGGGGCTTCGCCACCCTCGACCCCGCCAGCGTACAGGCCGATAACGGCGAAGGCCTCACCCGCGGCATCATCGGCCTCGTCAACAAAGGCCAGCCACGCACACCCGAGCAGTGGGGCGCGCTCCGCGCCTGGGGTTGGGGCGCCAGCCGCGCGCTCGACTACCTTCAGACCGTCCCCGAAGTCGACGGAAAGCACATCGGCATAGAAGGCGTCTCCCGCTACGGTAAAGCGGCGCTCGTCACCATGGCCTTCGACCAGCGCTTCGCCATGGTCCTCGTCGGCTCCTCCGGCAAAGGCGGAGCCACGCTTCTCCGCCGCAACTACGGCGAAGCCGTCGAGAGCCTCACCACCGGCGAGTACTATTGGATGGCCGGCAACTTCCTCAAGTACGGCGCCTCCGCCAGCAAATCCGGCCCCGGCAACCCCGGCCAGCTCCCCGTCGACTCCAACGAGCTCATCGCCCTCTGCGCCCCGCGCCTCACCTTCATCAGCTACGGCATCCCCGAAAAAGGCGACGCCCACTGGCTCGACCACCAGGGCAGCTACATGGCTACCGTCGCCGCCCAGCCCGTCTTCGAGCTCCTCGGCGCCAAAGGTCTCGGCGTCTCCGCCGACTACAAAACCGCGCAGATGCCTCCCGTCAACCACGGCCTCCTCGACGGCCAGCTGGCCTGGCGGCAGGACGACGGCGGCCACACCGACGCCCCCAACGTAAAGTACTTCATCCAGTGGGTCGACAAGTTCATCCACTACCCACCTCAACCCTAG
- a CDS encoding glycoside hydrolase family 20 zincin-like fold domain-containing protein codes for MAMRSVLHVAVLALPLSLFAQAPLHLIPMPREAKPGASLPLTNGIRVDCAQPCDPQDAFAVADFKATLAERHIPVTDAGNTPHIFVTRFNTSLGRQILHESSPVTANASAFPAEMHDEGYALVPDNDGIALTAETASGIFYALQTAKQLIEGDGSAATLHLATIRDWPAMKYRGLSDDLSRGPVDTLDFQKKIVRTLAAYKDNLYSPYFENTQQYASNPLPAPPGGGISAEDARQLVAYAAQFHVLVVPDQEAFGHLRHALIYEEYQPLAETPHGAVLAPGQPGSLKVIKDEFTELAHLYPGPFLHVGADETEDLGRGQTKAEVDARGLGPVYLDFIQQIDNTLHPLHRKLLFWGDIAEKSPELLKDLPAQFKQDTIAISWHYNAPGPNGFIKYINDFKSAGFDFWVAPGINNWSRVYPNYNAGLANIQVFTAEGQAAGATGQLNTIWYDDGEALASNNWYGILFGCASAWQKGESSIPQFEQSYSPVFHGDLTGKLNQAQLEIMAAHDLLKQSNLKGDGSDLLFWSDPWAPDNQKNFANVRPVLHDLRMHAEKALDLIAQARAAYPALKGTGFSPSVGSLNEGGALAPEGQALDPRYMLPSNPTSLREPDAIDAMELGARRLDFIGLKFQLADEMSQLYAQALSTAASGDRHAKPSVPALLSDINGVNGRIQDIKDGYSTLRDLYQQLWLRTNRPYALRPVLEHYDYTIGIWLARMDKLRAAQRTWEATHTLPTAAETGIPVPTY; via the coding sequence ATGGCCATGCGTTCCGTCCTACACGTAGCCGTTCTGGCCTTACCGCTTTCTCTCTTCGCCCAGGCGCCGCTGCACCTCATTCCCATGCCCCGCGAGGCCAAACCAGGCGCCTCGCTCCCTCTCACCAACGGCATCCGCGTCGACTGCGCGCAGCCCTGCGACCCTCAGGATGCCTTCGCCGTCGCCGACTTCAAGGCCACGCTCGCCGAACGCCACATCCCCGTCACCGACGCCGGCAACACGCCCCACATCTTCGTCACCCGATTCAACACCTCGCTCGGCAGGCAGATCCTCCACGAGTCCTCGCCCGTCACTGCCAACGCCTCAGCCTTCCCCGCCGAGATGCACGACGAAGGCTATGCCCTCGTCCCCGACAACGACGGCATCGCACTCACCGCAGAAACAGCCTCCGGCATCTTCTACGCCCTCCAGACCGCCAAACAGCTCATCGAAGGCGACGGCTCCGCCGCAACGCTCCACCTCGCCACCATCCGCGACTGGCCCGCCATGAAGTACCGCGGCCTCTCCGACGATCTCTCCCGTGGCCCCGTCGATACCCTCGACTTCCAGAAGAAGATTGTCCGCACGCTCGCCGCCTACAAGGACAACCTCTACTCGCCCTACTTCGAGAACACGCAGCAGTACGCCTCCAACCCTCTGCCCGCGCCTCCTGGCGGCGGCATCTCCGCTGAAGACGCCCGCCAGCTCGTCGCCTACGCCGCGCAGTTCCATGTCCTCGTCGTGCCCGATCAGGAGGCCTTCGGCCACCTCCGCCACGCGCTCATCTATGAGGAGTACCAGCCCCTCGCCGAGACCCCGCACGGTGCCGTCCTCGCCCCCGGCCAGCCCGGCTCCCTCAAGGTCATCAAGGACGAGTTCACCGAGCTCGCCCATCTTTATCCCGGCCCCTTCCTCCACGTCGGCGCCGACGAAACCGAGGACCTCGGCCGCGGCCAGACCAAGGCCGAAGTCGACGCTCGCGGCCTCGGCCCCGTCTACCTCGACTTCATACAGCAGATCGACAACACGCTCCACCCCCTGCACCGCAAGCTCCTCTTCTGGGGAGACATCGCAGAAAAGTCTCCCGAGCTGCTCAAGGACCTCCCCGCGCAGTTCAAGCAGGACACCATCGCCATCAGCTGGCACTACAACGCCCCCGGCCCCAACGGCTTCATCAAGTACATCAACGACTTCAAGTCGGCCGGCTTCGACTTCTGGGTCGCACCCGGCATCAACAACTGGTCGCGCGTCTATCCCAACTACAACGCCGGCCTCGCCAACATCCAGGTCTTCACCGCCGAAGGCCAGGCCGCCGGCGCCACCGGCCAGCTCAACACCATCTGGTACGACGACGGCGAAGCCCTCGCCTCCAACAACTGGTACGGCATCCTCTTCGGCTGTGCCTCTGCCTGGCAGAAGGGCGAAAGCTCGATCCCGCAGTTCGAGCAGAGCTACAGCCCTGTCTTCCACGGCGACCTCACCGGCAAACTCAACCAGGCCCAGCTTGAGATCATGGCCGCGCACGATCTTCTCAAACAGTCCAACCTCAAGGGCGACGGCTCCGATCTCCTCTTCTGGTCCGACCCGTGGGCTCCCGACAACCAGAAGAACTTCGCCAACGTCCGCCCCGTCCTGCACGATCTCCGCATGCACGCCGAAAAGGCGCTCGACCTCATCGCCCAGGCTCGCGCCGCATATCCCGCTTTGAAGGGGACGGGCTTCAGCCCGTCCGTTGGATCATTGAATGAAGGAGGGGCTTTAGCCCCGGAGGGACAGGCTCTTGACCCCCGCTACATGCTTCCCTCCAACCCCACCTCACTCCGCGAGCCCGACGCCATCGACGCCATGGAACTAGGCGCCCGCCGCCTCGACTTCATCGGCCTCAAGTTCCAGCTCGCCGACGAGATGTCGCAGCTCTACGCACAGGCCCTGTCCACCGCGGCCTCCGGCGACCGCCACGCCAAGCCGTCCGTCCCCGCGCTGCTCTCCGACATCAACGGCGTCAACGGCCGCATCCAGGACATCAAGGACGGTTACTCCACCCTCCGCGACCTCTACCAGCAACTCTGGCTGCGCACCAATCGCCCCTACGCCCTCCGTCCCGTCCTCGAGCACTACGACTACACCATTGGCATCTGGCTCGCGCGCATGGACAAACTCCGCGCCGCACAACGCACCTGGGAGGCCACCCACACGCTCCCCACCGCAGCAGAAACAGGAATCCCGGTACCGACCTACTGA
- a CDS encoding outer membrane lipoprotein carrier protein LolA, whose amino-acid sequence MKTLLLILFLAATASAQQFTADALAKRVDDHYNHLQSLQARYAERYQGLGLDRTETGTLTLRKPGRMRWAYDTPTGKLFLLDGHDAISYTPGDAQATRFPEKQLDDLRSPLRFLLGHTQLAKELDHLSLAPASQSPTGELYTLSGAPKGMSQRLRSLELTVDTAGQIHTMRILEVDGSQTTFTFSNMQENVPTTAAEFTFTPPPGVGIVDGTTPL is encoded by the coding sequence ATGAAGACACTCCTCCTAATCCTCTTCCTCGCCGCCACAGCTTCCGCCCAGCAGTTCACCGCCGATGCCCTCGCCAAACGCGTCGACGACCACTACAACCACCTCCAGTCCCTCCAGGCCCGCTACGCCGAGCGCTACCAGGGCCTCGGCCTCGACCGCACCGAAACCGGCACCCTCACCCTCCGCAAACCTGGCCGCATGCGCTGGGCCTACGACACCCCCACCGGCAAGCTCTTCCTCCTCGACGGCCACGATGCCATCAGCTACACCCCCGGCGACGCCCAGGCTACCCGCTTCCCTGAAAAGCAGCTCGACGACCTCCGCTCGCCGCTCCGTTTCCTTCTCGGCCACACCCAGCTCGCCAAAGAACTCGACCACCTCTCGCTCGCCCCGGCCAGCCAAAGCCCCACCGGCGAGCTCTACACCCTCTCGGGAGCGCCCAAAGGCATGTCGCAGCGCCTCCGCTCCCTCGAGCTCACCGTCGACACCGCTGGCCAGATCCACACCATGCGTATCCTCGAAGTCGACGGTTCCCAGACCACCTTTACTTTCAGCAACATGCAAGAAAACGTGCCCACCACTGCCGCAGAATTCACCTTCACCCCGCCTCCCGGAGTCGGCATCGTCGACGGCACCACCCCGCTCTAA
- a CDS encoding N-acetylglucosamine-6-phosphate deacetylase has protein sequence MNVSTITARRLLTATGIVDFPVLRIAADGTLLELTSDPAALAHETDTLTASFLDVHTHGAVGHDVMHVDPAGLSRMQRFLASHGVASYLPTTVTASVDSTLRALEALANAVESTPAPGEAQPIGIHLEGPFLSHIKRGTHPPAELQQPSIELFDRFQQAARGHILLMTIAPELVSEEAPANSALKGTGFSPSGGSRGLQAPEKGAGSPGLQPRVSTEGTTALDLIRHAASKGVRATLGHSNATDAEARCGIAAGATSATHIFNAMRALDHREPGIVGAILDDDSLFAEIICDGIHVAPELIRLWLKIKGPHRGILVTDAMSATGIGDGSYSLGDFDVTVTDGRALLSGDLAQGKETLAGSLLTLDVAVANLQHFAHADLGAATRLASHNPAAMLGRPSHTAFTIGAPISLNRFNAANQLITTIVRGISISG, from the coding sequence ATGAACGTATCAACCATCACCGCCCGCCGCCTCCTCACCGCTACCGGTATCGTCGACTTCCCCGTCCTCCGCATCGCCGCCGACGGCACGCTGCTTGAGCTCACCTCCGACCCCGCCGCCCTCGCGCACGAGACTGACACCCTCACCGCGTCCTTCCTCGACGTCCACACCCACGGCGCCGTCGGCCACGACGTCATGCACGTCGACCCCGCGGGCCTCAGCCGCATGCAGCGCTTCCTCGCCTCGCACGGCGTCGCCAGCTACCTGCCCACCACCGTCACCGCTTCAGTCGACAGCACACTCCGCGCCCTCGAAGCCCTCGCCAACGCAGTCGAGTCCACACCCGCCCCCGGCGAAGCGCAACCCATCGGCATCCACCTCGAAGGCCCCTTCCTCTCGCACATCAAGCGCGGCACCCATCCTCCCGCCGAGCTCCAGCAGCCCAGCATCGAGCTCTTCGACCGCTTCCAGCAGGCCGCCCGAGGCCACATCCTCCTCATGACCATCGCCCCCGAACTCGTGAGCGAAGAAGCTCCAGCAAACAGTGCTTTGAAGGGAACGGGCTTCAGCCCGTCCGGAGGGAGCAGGGGCCTTCAGGCCCCTGAAAAAGGGGCTGGTAGCCCGGGGCTTCAGCCCCGGGTCTCAACGGAGGGAACGACAGCCCTCGACCTCATCCGCCACGCCGCCAGCAAAGGCGTCCGCGCCACCCTCGGCCACTCCAACGCCACCGACGCCGAAGCCCGCTGCGGCATCGCCGCTGGCGCCACCAGCGCCACCCATATCTTCAACGCCATGCGCGCGCTCGACCACCGCGAGCCCGGCATCGTCGGCGCCATCCTCGACGACGACTCCCTCTTCGCCGAGATCATCTGCGACGGCATCCACGTCGCCCCCGAGCTCATCCGACTCTGGCTCAAAATCAAAGGCCCCCACCGCGGCATCCTTGTCACCGACGCCATGTCCGCCACCGGCATAGGTGACGGCAGCTACTCCCTCGGCGACTTCGACGTTACCGTCACCGACGGCCGCGCGCTCCTCTCCGGAGACCTCGCCCAGGGCAAGGAGACCCTCGCCGGCTCGCTCCTCACACTCGACGTCGCTGTCGCCAACCTCCAGCACTTCGCACACGCAGACCTCGGCGCCGCCACCCGCCTCGCCTCCCACAACCCCGCCGCCATGCTCGGCCGCCCCAGCCACACCGCCTTCACCATCGGCGCCCCCATCAGCCTCAACCGCTTCAACGCAGCCAACCAGCTCATCACAACCATCGTCCGCGGTATCTCCATCTCCGGATAG
- a CDS encoding prepilin-type N-terminal cleavage/methylation domain-containing protein, which yields MNSTQHHPQHSTESGFTLVELLIVMSVILILMVMAIPAMQKTIIRANETSAISSLRDLTQMEGEYASTYPQHGFSCSLQTLGGKTVSGTPPTAESAQLINEDLSSGTKSGYTFTITNCTKTTINNVDQYNSYEITAVPNSVGHTGNRGFCTDENAQIRFDPKGGTNCTELLQ from the coding sequence ATGAACAGCACCCAGCATCATCCGCAGCACAGCACCGAGTCCGGCTTCACCCTCGTCGAGCTCCTCATCGTGATGTCGGTCATCCTCATCCTCATGGTCATGGCCATCCCCGCCATGCAGAAGACCATCATCCGCGCCAACGAGACCTCCGCCATCAGCTCTCTCCGCGACCTCACCCAGATGGAAGGCGAGTACGCCTCCACCTACCCGCAGCACGGCTTCTCCTGCTCCCTCCAGACGCTCGGCGGCAAGACTGTCTCCGGCACTCCGCCCACAGCCGAGTCTGCCCAGCTCATTAACGAGGACCTCTCCTCCGGCACCAAGTCCGGCTACACCTTCACCATCACCAACTGCACCAAGACGACCATCAACAACGTCGATCAATACAACAGCTACGAGATCACCGCCGTCCCCAACTCCGTCGGCCACACCGGCAACCGCGGCTTCTGCACCGACGAGAACGCCCAGATCCGCTTCGACCCCAAGGGCGGCACCAACTGCACCGAGCTTCTGCAATAG